A genome region from Jeotgalibacillus aurantiacus includes the following:
- a CDS encoding YlmC/YmxH family sporulation protein → MRISELQTKDVVSVTDGKKLGPISDIELNVQTGKIAALIIQSSASWKGWFSKGGELLIPWKDIVKIGNDVILVRSKLEEQQWEDQHS, encoded by the coding sequence ATGAGAATTTCAGAATTACAGACGAAGGATGTCGTGTCCGTTACGGATGGTAAAAAGCTCGGGCCAATTTCGGATATTGAACTGAATGTACAGACCGGAAAAATTGCAGCACTGATCATTCAGTCATCAGCCAGTTGGAAAGGCTGGTTCAGCAAAGGTGGGGAATTATTGATTCCGTGGAAGGATATAGTGAAAATCGGGAATGATGTCATCCTTGTCAGAAGCAAATTGGAGGAACAACAGTGGGAGGATCAGCATTCTTAG
- the sigG gene encoding RNA polymerase sporulation sigma factor SigG: MARKVEICGVDTSTLPIYKNEEMRQYFSAFQNGDSDAREKLVYGNLRLVLSVIQRFSHRNENPDDLFQVGCIGLLKSIDNFDLGQNVRFSTYAVPMIIGEIRRHLRDNNPIRVSRSLRDTAYKSLQAKEALLAETSKEPSIEDVAKRTGIPVEDIVFALDAIQDPVSLFEPVYQDGGDAVFVMDQIKDNRVSDEKWIEDLSIKNGMDELDERERLILQNRFFNGKTQMEVAEEIGISQAQVSRLEKGAIRQLNKFFY; encoded by the coding sequence ATGGCGCGGAAAGTTGAAATATGCGGCGTGGATACGTCCACTCTGCCCATTTACAAAAATGAAGAAATGCGGCAATACTTTTCTGCTTTTCAAAACGGGGATTCTGATGCGAGAGAAAAACTTGTGTATGGTAATCTCCGGCTCGTTCTAAGCGTGATCCAGCGGTTCAGTCATCGAAATGAGAACCCGGATGATTTGTTTCAGGTAGGCTGTATCGGCCTTTTGAAATCAATCGATAACTTTGATTTAGGTCAAAATGTACGTTTTTCCACGTATGCAGTACCGATGATCATTGGTGAAATCAGACGCCACCTAAGAGATAATAATCCGATACGGGTATCACGCTCATTGCGGGATACAGCCTATAAATCTCTTCAGGCGAAAGAAGCACTGCTTGCTGAAACCTCAAAGGAACCGTCTATAGAGGATGTTGCGAAACGGACGGGTATACCGGTTGAGGACATTGTCTTTGCGCTTGATGCGATACAGGATCCTGTTTCACTGTTTGAACCCGTCTATCAGGATGGAGGAGATGCCGTGTTTGTCATGGATCAAATTAAAGATAACAGAGTCAGTGACGAAAAATGGATTGAAGACCTTTCTATTAAAAATGGAATGGATGAGCTTGATGAAAGAGAAAGACTGATTCTGCAAAACCGCTTTTTTAACGGGAAAACCCAGATGGAAGTGGCAGAAGAAATCGGCATTTCACAAGCCCAGGTTTCCAGGCTTGAAAAAGGAGCCATCAGGCAGCTGAACAAGTTTTTTTATTGA
- the sigE gene encoding RNA polymerase sporulation sigma factor SigE — protein sequence MVQATKKIQHWFVQLSGKLGVKPKEIHYIGGSEALPSPLERPEESKVLARLAQGDEEARSILIERNLRLVVYISRKFENTGINLEDLISIGTIGLIKAINTFNIEKNIKLATYASRCIENEILMYLRRTSKLRSEVSFDEPLNTDWDGNELLLSDVMGTENDLIAKDIEAKMDRVLLYQALTILNDKETFIIESRFGLNGRKEHTQKDVADMMGISQSYISRLEKRIIRRLQKEVGRMV from the coding sequence ATGGTTCAGGCAACTAAAAAAATTCAGCACTGGTTCGTTCAGTTATCAGGAAAACTTGGTGTTAAACCGAAGGAAATTCATTACATAGGCGGCAGTGAGGCTTTGCCATCACCCCTGGAGAGGCCGGAAGAGTCCAAGGTGCTTGCAAGACTGGCACAGGGTGATGAAGAGGCAAGGTCCATTCTGATCGAACGTAATTTAAGACTTGTTGTCTATATATCAAGAAAATTCGAAAATACAGGAATCAACCTTGAAGATCTGATCAGTATCGGGACGATCGGACTGATCAAAGCAATTAATACATTTAACATTGAAAAAAACATAAAGCTTGCAACCTATGCTTCGCGCTGTATAGAAAATGAAATTCTGATGTATTTAAGAAGAACGAGTAAATTACGTTCAGAGGTGTCCTTTGATGAACCTTTAAATACGGATTGGGATGGCAATGAACTGCTCTTATCAGATGTCATGGGGACAGAAAATGACTTGATTGCAAAGGATATCGAAGCCAAAATGGACAGGGTGTTGCTGTATCAGGCACTAACCATTCTGAATGATAAAGAAACCTTTATCATTGAATCCCGATTTGGACTGAATGGCAGAAAAGAGCATACACAAAAAGACGTAGCCGATATGATGGGTATTTCCCAGTCCTATATTTCACGGCTGGAGAAAAGAATTATCCGCAGGCTTCAGAAAGAGGTTGGCAGAATGGTTTGA
- a CDS encoding sigma-E processing peptidase SpoIIGA, translating into MNGGISLTLHFESLLLLNLIASYMVILTASLIHRQKIHWKMWTWLSIAITILQAVLISLDFNERIFVMSGIVLSITIISLFSRKKSRLLFKSATLLFCTFISGSLSIYFSSLFYEVTNYSLFLHPFIYLLVIMLIFLFVFCSVRYASAQITHQSVCQSYTYKVSIKNGNQQWSGSGYLDSGNCLSAPFSMKPVIFASGQVARQLFSEDSASFLLNETKTCPADLLNRIQYIPSRSVHQVNQILTGVTCETIEVFSPNGNFVLYDCPVIFLTENYFVHDTCHCLLNPMQLMSCYQI; encoded by the coding sequence ATGAATGGAGGGATCAGCCTGACACTTCACTTTGAATCACTGCTATTGCTGAATCTTATCGCAAGTTATATGGTAATCCTCACGGCCAGCTTGATTCACAGGCAAAAGATTCACTGGAAAATGTGGACGTGGCTTAGTATAGCCATCACCATTCTCCAGGCGGTTCTGATTTCGTTAGATTTCAACGAACGGATTTTTGTTATGAGTGGAATCGTGTTGTCCATCACGATCATTTCACTTTTCAGTAGAAAAAAGAGCCGTCTTTTATTTAAATCCGCCACATTATTATTTTGTACCTTCATCAGCGGATCGCTATCCATTTATTTCTCCAGCCTGTTTTACGAGGTTACAAATTATTCTTTATTTTTGCACCCATTCATTTATTTACTCGTGATCATGCTCATCTTCCTCTTTGTTTTTTGCTCCGTCAGGTATGCGAGCGCTCAAATCACACACCAGTCAGTCTGTCAGTCATATACCTACAAAGTCAGCATTAAAAATGGAAATCAACAGTGGAGCGGCTCCGGTTACCTGGACTCTGGTAATTGCCTGTCAGCACCATTTTCAATGAAGCCCGTTATTTTTGCGTCAGGACAGGTTGCAAGACAATTGTTTTCAGAAGATAGTGCTTCATTTCTTTTAAACGAAACAAAAACATGTCCAGCTGACTTATTGAATAGAATACAGTATATTCCATCCCGCTCAGTGCATCAGGTTAATCAGATCCTGACTGGGGTTACATGTGAAACGATTGAAGTTTTTTCGCCTAATGGGAACTTCGTTCTGTATGACTGTCCTGTTATTTTCCTGACAGAGAATTATTTCGTACATGATACGTGTCACTGTCTGCTAAATCCAATGCAGCTGATGAGCTGTTATCAAATCTAA
- the ftsZ gene encoding cell division protein FtsZ: MLDFDTNVDSLATIKVIGVGGGGNNAVNRMIEHGVQGVEFIAVNTDAQALNLSKAEIKMQIGGKLTRGLGAGANPEVGKKAAEESREQIEEAIKGADMVFVTAGMGGGTGTGAAPVIAQIARELGSLTVGVVTRPFMFEGRKRATQAAGGISAMKEAVDTLIVIPNDRLLEIVDKSTPMLEAFREADNVLRQGVQGISDLIATPGLINLDFADVKTIMSNKGSALMGIGVSSGENRAAEAAKKAISSPLLEASIDGAQGVLMNITGGTNLSLYEVQEAADIVASASDQEVNMIFGSVIDEDLKDEILVTVIATGFSEAVQQKASRPQLGGQIRQQPQPQKREREMPTREREREREEAPHAETVNRGSQQSGEDTLDIPTFLRNRNRRRG; the protein is encoded by the coding sequence ATGTTGGATTTTGATACAAATGTTGATTCCCTGGCAACGATAAAAGTAATCGGTGTAGGCGGCGGCGGGAACAATGCTGTTAACCGGATGATCGAGCACGGCGTACAGGGTGTAGAATTTATCGCTGTGAATACTGATGCTCAGGCATTAAACCTTTCAAAGGCAGAAATTAAAATGCAGATCGGCGGAAAACTGACCAGAGGCCTTGGTGCAGGTGCAAATCCTGAAGTAGGAAAGAAAGCGGCAGAAGAAAGCCGTGAGCAGATTGAAGAAGCGATTAAAGGTGCAGATATGGTATTCGTAACCGCTGGAATGGGTGGCGGTACCGGAACAGGTGCAGCTCCTGTTATTGCCCAGATTGCCAGAGAGCTTGGCAGTTTAACAGTCGGTGTTGTAACGCGTCCTTTCATGTTTGAAGGCCGCAAGCGTGCAACGCAGGCTGCAGGCGGAATTTCTGCAATGAAAGAAGCGGTGGACACACTAATCGTTATTCCAAATGACCGCCTGCTTGAAATTGTGGATAAGAGCACACCAATGCTTGAAGCATTCCGTGAAGCGGATAATGTGCTTCGTCAGGGTGTTCAGGGTATTTCCGACTTGATTGCAACGCCTGGTCTAATCAACCTTGACTTTGCCGATGTGAAGACAATTATGTCCAACAAAGGCTCTGCTCTAATGGGAATCGGGGTTTCCTCAGGTGAAAACCGTGCTGCAGAAGCTGCGAAAAAGGCGATTTCAAGCCCGCTGCTTGAAGCTTCGATTGACGGGGCTCAGGGTGTCTTGATGAACATTACAGGCGGAACGAACCTCAGCTTATATGAAGTACAGGAAGCTGCCGATATTGTAGCCAGCGCATCTGATCAAGAAGTCAACATGATCTTCGGATCCGTTATTGACGAAGACCTTAAGGATGAAATTCTTGTAACGGTTATTGCGACAGGTTTCAGTGAAGCCGTACAGCAAAAAGCATCACGCCCTCAGCTTGGTGGTCAAATCAGACAACAGCCACAGCCACAGAAGCGTGAACGCGAAATGCCAACAAGAGAACGCGAACGTGAAAGAGAAGAAGCGCCTCATGCTGAAACGGTTAACCGTGGTTCACAGCAGAGTGGAGAAGATACATTAGATATCCCAACATTCCTGCGTAACCGAAACCGCAGAAGAGGATAA
- the ftsA gene encoding cell division protein FtsA, producing the protein MSNNEYYVSLDIGTSAVKVVIAELVHDSVNIIGVGNVKSEGIRKGSIVDIDETVRSIQKAVDQAERMTGLSIHNVVVGIPANHIALQPCHGVVAVSTEDKEIRDEDIARVIDAAQVMPVSPEREIINIIPRQFIVDGLDEIKDPRGMIGVRLELEGTVVTGSKTMLHNILRCVEKAGLEVADIFLQPLAAGTVALSKDEQDLGTAIIDIGGGSTSIAVFEQGHLIAASSIPAGGDHITKDLSIGLRTTTDDAEIIKKKHGHAFYDYASEDEVFSVPIIGSDQHQQFNQLEISDIIEVRMEELFDLVLHELKRLNIHDLPGGFVLSGGSASMPGVLDLAQAVLQNQVRVAVPDYIGVREPQYTTAVGLIKYAYKHAKLQGKYEKQPSATEYDNSHDYPVKKQKSPDAGPKQQKPKQKNEEGRFKKLFGYFFE; encoded by the coding sequence GTGAGTAATAATGAGTATTATGTCAGTCTAGACATTGGAACATCTGCTGTTAAGGTAGTCATTGCTGAACTTGTGCATGACTCTGTTAACATAATCGGTGTAGGAAATGTTAAATCTGAAGGAATCAGAAAAGGTTCTATTGTTGATATAGATGAGACAGTCAGGTCCATTCAAAAAGCAGTAGACCAGGCTGAGAGGATGACGGGGCTTTCAATACATAACGTTGTAGTCGGAATACCTGCAAATCATATCGCGCTTCAGCCATGTCACGGTGTTGTGGCAGTTTCGACAGAGGATAAGGAAATCCGGGATGAGGATATTGCGAGAGTCATTGATGCGGCTCAGGTCATGCCTGTGTCACCGGAGAGAGAAATCATTAATATTATTCCAAGGCAGTTTATTGTAGACGGTCTCGATGAAATCAAAGATCCTCGTGGTATGATCGGTGTAAGATTGGAACTGGAAGGGACAGTTGTAACCGGTTCGAAAACGATGCTTCACAACATTTTACGATGTGTTGAAAAAGCGGGGCTTGAAGTGGCTGATATTTTCCTTCAGCCATTGGCAGCAGGAACCGTAGCTCTATCGAAGGATGAGCAGGATCTCGGTACTGCAATTATTGATATCGGCGGAGGATCAACAAGTATCGCTGTTTTTGAACAGGGACACCTGATTGCGGCTTCGAGTATCCCTGCTGGAGGAGACCATATCACAAAGGATTTATCGATTGGGCTCCGGACAACCACTGACGATGCCGAGATCATAAAGAAAAAGCATGGACATGCCTTTTATGATTACGCTTCAGAAGATGAAGTATTCAGTGTACCGATCATCGGCAGTGATCAGCATCAGCAATTTAATCAGCTGGAAATCTCAGATATCATTGAGGTCCGGATGGAAGAACTATTTGATCTCGTGTTACATGAATTAAAGAGATTAAATATACATGACCTGCCAGGCGGTTTTGTCCTGTCAGGAGGTTCAGCAAGTATGCCTGGCGTTCTTGATCTGGCACAGGCTGTTCTGCAAAACCAGGTCAGAGTGGCAGTGCCTGATTATATCGGGGTCAGAGAACCTCAGTATACGACGGCTGTCGGATTGATCAAATACGCTTATAAGCATGCGAAACTGCAAGGTAAGTATGAAAAACAGCCTTCAGCAACCGAGTATGATAACTCGCATGATTATCCTGTTAAAAAACAGAAAAGTCCGGACGCGGGACCAAAGCAGCAAAAGCCGAAGCAGAAAAACGAAGAGGGAAGATTTAAAAAATTATTTGGTTACTTCTTTGAATAA
- a CDS encoding cell division protein FtsQ/DivIB — MDRKPVVSLEDRVPQLRQRRRKRANRRLSAVVLVFVLIILVVLYFQSPYSKIQTIQVSGNDILTDQQILETGEFAAGDSFWTTGTESIEENLLTNELIKSAEVTKDFPRTIMINVEEFQQMAYLRQEQEYTPVYENGFLGTKGPSEVIRGSAPLLVGFSDRELVQKLAGSLSELPDEVLNSISEIHHSPTDVDNERIQVFMNDGFEVSAVIPTFADKMVHYGSIVSQLDPNVKGVIDLEVGSYFRAYDDPGNSAADEETGTTEDTEETEPQG; from the coding sequence ATGGACAGAAAGCCGGTCGTCTCTCTTGAAGACCGCGTCCCGCAGTTAAGACAGCGGAGAAGGAAAAGAGCGAACAGGAGATTATCCGCAGTCGTTCTTGTTTTCGTCCTGATCATCCTGGTTGTTTTATATTTTCAGTCTCCCTACAGTAAAATACAAACCATTCAGGTTTCAGGTAATGATATTTTAACTGATCAGCAGATTCTGGAGACAGGAGAGTTTGCAGCAGGGGATTCTTTTTGGACAACCGGTACCGAAAGTATCGAAGAGAATCTTCTTACCAATGAATTGATTAAATCCGCCGAGGTAACAAAAGATTTTCCAAGAACCATAATGATTAATGTGGAAGAATTTCAACAAATGGCTTATCTGAGACAGGAACAGGAGTATACCCCGGTTTATGAAAATGGCTTTTTGGGAACAAAAGGGCCTTCAGAAGTAATCAGAGGATCAGCACCCCTATTAGTAGGATTTAGTGATCGGGAGCTTGTACAAAAGCTGGCCGGATCGTTATCCGAACTTCCTGATGAAGTGTTAAATTCAATCTCGGAAATTCACCATTCCCCAACAGATGTGGATAATGAAAGAATACAGGTATTTATGAATGACGGGTTTGAGGTATCAGCTGTTATCCCGACATTTGCCGACAAAATGGTTCATTACGGATCTATTGTCAGCCAGCTTGATCCGAACGTTAAAGGTGTCATTGATCTTGAGGTGGGATCGTATTTCAGGGCATATGATGACCCTGGGAATTCCGCTGCAGATGAAGAAACAGGGACGACAGAGGATACGGAGGAAACAGAGCCACAGGGATAA
- the ftsW gene encoding putative lipid II flippase FtsW produces the protein MDRWLLLLIVICTVFGIVLIDSASSVWALDRFGDAHFFSKRQGVFAVAGLLLMVIVSRVDYIVWDKYAKWIYLTAFLLLILVLIPGVGLVRNGSQSWIGAGPLSIQPAEVAKLGVLFLTAGLLARSQKKITSGRLFFLIGVIILPFGTVMLQPDLGSGTVILGTGFALLFLAGVSYRFFMFLFAAGAAGFTALIISAPYRLQRITSFLDPWQDPLGAGFQMIQSLYASGPAGLFGFGLTNSRQKHFYLPEPQNDFIFAIAAEEFGFAGGALIMTLFLLIIWRGILIAVQAPDLFAMLCAGGIVMMIGIQVFINISVVIGLIPVTGITLPFFSYGGSSLLVVLFSCGILLNISRSRSV, from the coding sequence ATGGATCGTTGGCTGCTGCTGTTAATCGTTATTTGTACGGTTTTTGGTATCGTCTTAATTGATAGTGCAAGCAGTGTATGGGCATTGGACCGATTTGGTGATGCCCATTTTTTTTCAAAGAGACAGGGTGTTTTTGCTGTTGCAGGGTTATTATTGATGGTGATAGTGTCCAGAGTTGATTACATAGTGTGGGACAAATATGCAAAATGGATTTATCTGACTGCCTTTTTATTACTTATACTAGTATTAATTCCCGGCGTAGGCCTGGTCAGAAACGGATCTCAGAGCTGGATTGGAGCAGGTCCGTTATCCATACAGCCGGCTGAGGTAGCTAAACTTGGCGTTCTTTTTTTAACAGCCGGCTTACTGGCCCGCTCTCAAAAAAAGATCACGTCAGGAAGATTATTTTTTCTGATTGGTGTGATTATCCTTCCTTTTGGAACAGTCATGCTGCAGCCGGATCTGGGCTCTGGAACCGTCATTCTTGGTACAGGCTTTGCTTTGCTGTTTCTGGCAGGTGTGTCTTACCGGTTTTTTATGTTCCTTTTTGCAGCCGGTGCAGCAGGATTTACTGCGCTTATTATCTCAGCTCCATACAGGCTTCAAAGAATAACATCATTTCTAGACCCGTGGCAGGATCCGCTTGGTGCAGGGTTTCAAATGATCCAGTCACTCTATGCATCGGGACCGGCCGGTTTATTTGGATTTGGGCTTACCAACAGCCGACAGAAGCATTTTTATCTGCCGGAACCGCAGAACGATTTTATCTTTGCTATAGCTGCTGAAGAATTCGGTTTTGCAGGTGGAGCACTCATTATGACGTTATTTTTATTGATTATATGGAGAGGAATCCTTATTGCTGTTCAGGCACCGGATTTATTTGCAATGCTTTGTGCAGGAGGCATTGTGATGATGATCGGGATACAGGTGTTTATTAATATATCTGTTGTCATCGGGCTGATTCCTGTAACGGGTATTACGCTGCCATTCTTTAGTTATGGCGGATCCTCACTGCTCGTTGTTTTGTTTTCTTGTGGCATTCTTCTGAATATTAGCCGAAGCCGGTCTGTATAG
- the murD gene encoding UDP-N-acetylmuramoyl-L-alanine--D-glutamate ligase, whose translation MKTYKAYENKKVLVVGLAKSGVAASLLLHKLGAFVTVNDWKPLSENREAQSLLDQGIKVICGSHPVELLDEGFELIVKNPGIPYSNPLIQGAIDKGLPVITEVELAYHINESTLIGITGTNGKTTTTTLVQQMIEQDGKTSYAAGNIGTVACEVAQLAKAEDYMVVELSSFQLMGIQSFAPHIAIITNIYEAHLDYHRSLHEYVSAKAAITKNQTAADYLIVNQDQPELMEAVSDTKATVIPFSVTEPLEKGLSIHQGAICYNLEPIAKLSEIVLPGSHNLENILAAAGASLLSGVSKDSIQQVLAEFGGVRHRTQFVRDFNGVKYYNDSKATNTLATKSALNAFSVPTILLCGGLDRGNDFDDLIPYMKNVKAAIVFGETAAKMTDMASRAGVELIKKVEDVKAAALEASAIAQKGDIVLLSPACASWDQYPTFEVRGDIFIETVNTL comes from the coding sequence ATGAAAACGTATAAAGCATATGAAAACAAAAAAGTGCTGGTAGTTGGACTGGCTAAAAGTGGTGTAGCAGCTTCCCTCCTTCTTCATAAACTGGGGGCATTTGTTACTGTGAATGACTGGAAGCCTTTAAGTGAAAACAGGGAGGCACAATCTCTTTTAGATCAGGGAATCAAGGTGATCTGCGGCAGCCATCCGGTAGAACTGCTTGATGAGGGGTTTGAGCTGATTGTTAAAAACCCGGGAATTCCTTACAGTAACCCGCTGATTCAGGGAGCCATTGATAAAGGTCTGCCTGTAATTACAGAAGTGGAGCTTGCTTATCATATAAACGAATCAACGTTAATCGGTATTACCGGAACTAACGGTAAAACAACAACAACAACGCTCGTTCAGCAAATGATTGAACAGGATGGAAAGACATCATATGCAGCCGGAAACATCGGAACGGTAGCCTGTGAGGTGGCACAACTGGCAAAGGCGGAGGATTATATGGTTGTTGAATTATCCTCTTTCCAGCTGATGGGTATTCAATCATTCGCACCTCATATTGCGATCATCACAAATATTTATGAGGCTCACCTTGATTATCACCGATCTCTTCATGAATACGTGTCTGCTAAAGCAGCCATTACAAAAAATCAGACAGCCGCTGATTATCTGATCGTGAATCAGGACCAGCCTGAATTGATGGAGGCAGTCAGTGATACAAAGGCAACCGTCATTCCATTTTCCGTAACAGAGCCTTTGGAAAAGGGACTTTCTATTCACCAGGGTGCAATCTGCTATAACCTTGAACCGATTGCTAAATTAAGTGAAATCGTTCTCCCGGGCAGTCATAACCTTGAGAACATTCTCGCAGCTGCAGGTGCATCACTGCTGTCAGGCGTCTCCAAGGATAGTATTCAACAAGTACTTGCTGAGTTCGGAGGCGTGCGTCACCGTACTCAATTTGTCAGAGATTTCAACGGAGTGAAATATTATAATGATTCAAAAGCTACCAACACACTTGCAACTAAGAGTGCGTTGAATGCTTTTTCGGTTCCTACCATCTTATTATGCGGGGGTCTTGACAGAGGCAATGACTTTGACGACTTAATTCCTTATATGAAAAATGTGAAGGCTGCTATTGTTTTCGGAGAAACAGCAGCTAAAATGACTGATATGGCGAGCAGAGCAGGGGTTGAACTGATTAAAAAAGTGGAGGATGTAAAAGCAGCAGCGCTTGAGGCATCTGCTATTGCACAAAAAGGAGATATTGTTCTTTTATCACCTGCATGTGCAAGCTGGGATCAGTATCCTACATTCGAGGTCCGGGGTGACATATTTATCGAAACAGTGAATACGCTGTAA
- the mraY gene encoding phospho-N-acetylmuramoyl-pentapeptide-transferase, translated as MSIWAVIFAAVAAFGLSAVSAPFFIPYLRKLKFGQSIREEGPQSHQKKSGTPTMGGLIILTSILIATIVISALFDALTITTFLLLFVTITFGILGFLDDFIKVVMKRNLGLTSLQKLIGQIFIALVFYFIFRANDFSSVITIPFTEFELNLGILYAGFVIFWLVGFSNAVNLTDGLDGLVSGTAVIAFSAFTLIAWQQEQLSLAIFCMAAVGALLGFLLFNAHPAKVFMGDTGSLALGGAIATVSLMAKQEVLLLLIGIVFVLETLSVMIQVTSFKLTGKRVFKMSPLHHHFELTGWSEWKVVTVFWSVGLIAGIAGTLIGVFG; from the coding sequence ATGTCAATATGGGCAGTAATTTTTGCAGCAGTTGCGGCGTTTGGATTATCCGCCGTTTCAGCCCCGTTTTTCATTCCGTATTTAAGGAAACTTAAATTTGGGCAGAGTATCCGTGAGGAAGGACCACAGTCCCACCAGAAAAAATCCGGTACCCCAACGATGGGTGGTCTGATTATTTTAACATCAATACTCATTGCTACTATTGTCATCAGTGCACTTTTTGATGCGCTGACCATTACGACGTTTTTATTGCTTTTTGTCACGATTACATTCGGTATTTTAGGATTTCTTGATGATTTTATAAAAGTGGTTATGAAACGTAATCTTGGTTTAACATCACTCCAGAAACTGATTGGTCAGATCTTCATCGCACTTGTTTTTTATTTTATTTTCAGAGCAAACGATTTTTCTTCGGTTATTACGATTCCATTTACCGAATTTGAATTAAATCTTGGTATTCTGTATGCCGGTTTTGTGATTTTCTGGCTTGTCGGCTTTTCTAACGCCGTTAATCTGACAGACGGTCTTGATGGACTTGTATCAGGTACAGCTGTTATTGCTTTTAGTGCCTTTACGTTGATTGCGTGGCAGCAGGAACAGCTTTCATTGGCTATTTTCTGTATGGCGGCGGTTGGTGCATTGTTAGGGTTTTTACTGTTTAATGCTCATCCTGCAAAAGTATTTATGGGGGATACGGGATCGCTCGCTCTAGGTGGTGCGATTGCCACTGTCAGCCTGATGGCCAAGCAGGAAGTATTGCTTCTGTTAATCGGAATTGTATTTGTATTAGAAACATTGTCGGTTATGATTCAGGTAACGTCATTTAAACTGACAGGAAAACGGGTATTCAAAATGAGTCCTCTTCATCACCATTTCGAGCTGACAGGATGGTCTGAATGGAAAGTGGTAACTGTTTTCTGGTCAGTGGGACTGATTGCAGGCATCGCCGGCACGCTGATTGGAGTGTTTGGATAA